In Biomphalaria glabrata chromosome 11, xgBioGlab47.1, whole genome shotgun sequence, the following proteins share a genomic window:
- the LOC129928944 gene encoding general transcription factor II-I repeat domain-containing protein 2B-like — MCSEKVGVVELMVQKRYQLSLAGPFAAIHCILHQEALCGKSLQTNNVMDVVVKTVNFIRALGLNHRQFVSFLADLETEYGELLYHTEVRWLSRGKVLQRFFELRRAIALFMAMKDRGIPQLSDPIIYSDLAFLTDIMQHLNALNSQLQGTKQLITVMFDFIKSFRCKLILLATQLADGNLAHLSFL; from the coding sequence atgtgttcagagaaggttggcGTTGTTGAATTAATGGTACAGAAACGGTATCAGCTCAGCTTGGCAGGACCTTTTGCAGCCATACACTGCATTCTGCACCAAGAAgcactctgtggcaaaagtctacaaaCGAATaacgtgatggatgttgtcgtGAAGACGGTGAACTTCATTCGTGCATTGGGTCTtaaccacagacagtttgtgtcctttctagctgatttagaaacggaataCGGAGAGTTGCTGTATCATACGGAAGTCAGATGGTTGAGTCGTGGAAAAGTGCTGCAGAGATTTTTTGAACTGAGACGGGCTATAGCATTGttcatggcaatgaaagacAGAGGCATACCTCAGCTCAGTGACCCAATTATTTACTCGGATCTcgcttttcttactgacatcaTGCAACATCTCAATGCACTCAATTCACAACTACAGGGCACAAAGCAGCTGATTACCGTGATGTTTGACTTCATCAAATCATTCAGATGCAAGCTGATTTTGTTGGCCACTCAGCTGGCAGATGGAAACCTGGCTCATTTGTCTTTTCTATAG